The proteins below come from a single Drosophila teissieri strain GT53w chromosome 3L, Prin_Dtei_1.1, whole genome shotgun sequence genomic window:
- the LOC122618525 gene encoding uncharacterized protein LOC122618525 isoform X2, producing MEQYIVPLEEPVYSDLQVVQVPQDEVGSLVLQDDQQLVFNDQQQVVYQTTAPAQYQQPQQSAAPTYHIIGGDDLAHQQQQHQQQQQQQQQQQQQQQQPQHQQQQVVMHHQQHQVQQVQQVQQVHYQQQPQEPQQQQQQLHMEQQQQQQYVQHQPQQPAIQHTQQIYYTSEQVLQPNAIVQHMQQQKKQQQVLQQQQYQQHAPAYQVQASPQGQTQLLQSPPQQHQQAQQPQTLQLQTSPPQQQPQQHQQIVYRMTTTQQQQRPLGMLNNTHVIVQQQPVLIQGPQHQELIMRQAIHPYNNRVVYATSPQQQQQQQHVIQQHVQQQQVQQHQQVQQQQQMQLQPTTQTAHLVQARVVPQQTQNVVYQQLKVQPQQQQQAPQQQQQPQLVAQQQPQLVATTAAGGTQLVRASFRKSARGGAVLARPGTLITTRPTLTPSTIVRQVRPRGGAVGSVPGGLVRNMRPAGVRPTRAQLVVQTSGGGEGQAMLVTQGQMKHITISTNIGQPQQQQQQQTQQQQMQQQPRHIYRTHMVTDGNPQQQQQQAPQQQPQQHQQMLMMRHAPIRYRAPVTTAVAAPVQAPAPTPAGGVVQTSNIGMDLEERIQAAVLKKEQQKPQPPAQPVAPNQLQPMQIGAGTTLTTYYPAAAVPQEEEQQQQQHQQQQQQQQQQVVQSQPQGIRPPSGASMTLAEYKKRQTLSASPAPVPPPNPGLAPMRATAPGTMVRPPAKITPTQPAGALPPGTRIMQPQRPVQAAVAAPLPAPAAVTQGSSVMKTSHNNYEIHSQHVLNNRAGQEIAERDKNSAKMLVILASGEQRLITFTLPRESCTVQDLLEQVGVPFDHNTTIQCVEHRGANVDFVVTVGFTVHESASELISRAEESLQMNRSQENQAAVAGAAANPNPNPATTSASPAYAQANAAAEQAKREAASSASGNSTVGAVSSAGSAGSNPSEGRKLIDGFLAVCQLCGFTGVDHARCERCKRVFPEPPKRKSYMPKNSAASSPASSSSSEPVSALPTAADKKRELAAARFNNKLAGVTYAVGVGARGRGSLAMRGGRARGGRRVPEVDPVVLLSSEDEADEGEGTSDSGNPTSNSKLNSNGNLHELSAAFPCDPTLPEIDEELVYKDFSRGDVRDLSDVPETEQFSASLKCSCVRLVPYRFEITEPVCFTTKGVRIAGTLKDKDEKFELNIHKQEVIKVIAHFGNVEPAQPLVTLYLLKTCAEYVKNQLKLPDDQHHEQTGFKTHSYHTRRLILMFDSISVSARGNIKSMFSCVDEISSTDAAEILERIADSDRKTQDKSSQPPPRQLRADEQVSLLMYPPKGTGGLCIRMEDYVCLTKESYLNDIIIDFYLLWLRNTLIPEPQRDRTHIFSTFFYKRLTTLTRPADMKQTAAQKRHARVQKWTKGVDIFEKDFIIVPINEQSHWFLAIICYPNLKGPVTFDTNQPVEPQQLKRPRGKKVSLQIGNTTITPLTKRGEGGQLPAALTAENVCRIADDESERDEAEGDESDMASDDSENSNSAKEPAATPTSTTPSTPSLSSSQPTAPGPARNLASDDVPAVKQPLILIFDSLAGASRSRVVATLRDYLTCEYRVKKPDAQAHVFNKDNMPGHCVKVPQQNNFTDCGLYLLQYVEQFFGEPIRDYRLPIKQLTNWFDFLTVTKKREDIANLIQQLMDEGNQQQRLILPVIEFPTLNGQLVEYPEDTESAEFEEEEGHDDEDPASELHDENNAGTDMEVDPVNEEPALAGKTAAVAPAPTTTAAPTGKRFVLKRRLHNGSVSSPSNGNGEANSNGGALIPQLVSTATATTGVSPGVAHLAPRGPSGGLKIRKIEP from the exons ATGGAGCAGTATATTGTGCCGCTGGAGGAGCCCGTCTACTCCGATCTGCAGGTAGTGCAAGTGCCCCAAGATGAGGTGGGG TCTCTGGTCCTGCAGGATGACCAGCAGTTGGTGTTCAATGACCAGCAGCAAGTGGTCTACCAAACGACGGCTCCAGCTCAATATCAACAGCCGCAGCAGTCGGCGGCACCCACATACCACATAATCGGCGGCGATGATCTTgcccatcagcagcaacagcaccaacagcagcagcagcaacaacaacagcagcagcagcagcaacaacaaccgcagcaccagcaacaacaagttgtaatgcatcatcagcagcaccaagtgcagcaagtgcagcaggtgcagcaggtTCACTatcaacagcagccacaggagccccagcagcaacagcaacaattgcacatggagcaacagcagcagcaacaatatgTGCAGCATCAACCGCAGCAACCCGCCATCCAGCACACGCAGCAGATTTACTACACTTCCGAGCAAGTCCTGCAACCAAATGCCATCGTACAACAtatgcagcagcagaagaagcagcagcaagtgctgcagcaacaacagtatCAGCAACACGCACCCGCCTACCAAGTGCAAGCGTCGCCCCAAGGGCAAACTCAATTACTACAGAGTCCcccgcagcagcatcagcaagcGCAGCAGCCACAAACATTGCAGCTGCAGACCTCGCCACCCCAACAGCAACcgcaacagcaccagcagatTGTCTATCGCATGACCAccacccagcagcaacagagaCCATTGGGG ATGCTCAACAATACGCACGTGATTGTCCAGCAGCAACCGGTGTTGATCCAGGGGCCGCAACATCAGGAGCTGATTATGCGCCAAGCCATACATCCGTACAACAATCGTGTAGTTTATGCCACTTcaccgcaacagcagcagcagcaacagcacgtCATCCAGCAGCAcgtacagcagcagcaagtgcagcagcatcaacaagtccagcagcaacagcagatgcAACTGCAGCCCACGACTCAAACAGCCCATTTGGTTCAGGCGCGTGTGGTGCCACAGCAGACGCAAAACGTTGTCTACCAGCAGTTAAAGgtgcagccgcagcaacagcagcaggctccacagcagcagcagcagccccagTTGGtggcacagcagcagccgcagctaGTGGCCACCACTGCTGCAGGAGGCACTCAACTGGTACGAGCCTCGTTCAGGAAATCCGCCCGAGGGGGAGCTGTGTTGGCCCGACCGGGCACACTAATTACCACCAGACCTACACTCACGCCCTCAACTATAGTACGACAAGTTCGCCCGCGAGGAGGAGCAGTGGGCTCTGTGCCCGGCGGACTGGTTAGGAATATGCGCCCTGCGGGCGTACGACCCACTCGAGCTCAGCTGGTGGTGCAGACTAGCGGTGGCGGCGAGGGTCAGGCCATGCTAGTGACCCAAGGCCAAATGAAGCACATTACCATCAGCACGAATATCGGCcagccgcaacaacagcagcagcagcaaacacagcaacagcagatgcagcagcagccgcgcCACATCTACCGCACACACATGGTCACCGATGGAAACccccagcaacagcagcagcaggcgccacaacagcaaccgcagcagcaccagcaaatGCTGATGATGCGCCATGCTCCGATTCGTTACAGAGCTCCGGTGACCACAGCAGTCGCGGCGCCAGTTCAGGCGCCTGCTCCAACGCCCGCAGGTGGAGTCGTCCAAACGAGTAATATAGGCATGGATTTGGAAGAGCGCATTCAGGCGGCCGTGCTCAAAAAGGAGCAACAGAAGCCCCAGCCTCCTGCTCAGCCGGTGGCCCCCAACCAATTACAGCCCATGCAGATTGGAGCGGGAACCACACTGACCACTTACTATCCTGCAGCAGCTGTCCCGCAAGAAGaggaacagcaacagcagcaacaccaacaacagcagcagcagcaacaacagcaagtggTGCAGAGTCAGCCCCAGGGAATACGACCACCCAGTGGAGCAAGCATGACTCTGGCGGAGTACAAGAAGAGGCAAACGCTGTCGGCCTCACCAGCTCCAGTTCCGCCTCCAAATCCAGGCCTTGCGCCCATGAGAGCCACGGCACCTGGAACCATGGTTCGCCCACCGGCCAAAATAACACCCACACAACCTGCTGGCGCCCTGCCCCCCGGCACCAGGATCATGCAGCCACAGAGGCCTGTGCAAGCGGCAGTAGCGGCACCACTTCCAGCGCCAGCGGCGGTGACACAAGGATCATCCGTGATGAAGACTTCGCACAATAACTACGAGATTCACTCGCAGCACGTTCTGAATAACCGAGCCGGTCAGGAAATAGCCGAGCGCGACAAGAATAGTGCCAAGATGCTGGTGATCCTGGCCAGCGGAGAGCAACGTCTGATCACCTTTACGCTTCCACGTGAGTCCTGCACGGTGCAGGATCTGCTCGAGCAGGTCGGCGTGCCCTTTGACCACAACACCACCATCCAGTGTGTCGAGCATCGGGGTGCCAATGTGGACTTTGTGGTCACTGTCGGCTTTACGGTGCACGAGTCGGCCAGCGAACTGATTTCACGGGCGGAGGAGAGTCTGCAAATGAACCGTTCCCAGGAGAATCAAGCTGCCGTCGCTGGAGCAGCggccaatcccaatcccaatccagCCACAACCAGTGCCTCGCCTGCCTATGCCCAAGCAAATGCAGCCGCCGAGCAGGCGAAACGCGAAGCGGCCAGTTCGGCCAGTGGAAACTCGACGGTTGGGGCAGTTTCCTCTGCCGGTTCCGCTGGAAGCAATCCGTCGGAGGGCAGGAAACTGATCGACGGTTTTCTGGCCGTCTGCCAGCTGTGTGGATTCACTGGCGTCGATCACGCCCGCTGCGAGCGGTGCAAACGCGTCTTCCCGGAGCCGCCGAAACGCAAATCCTACATGCCCAAGAATAGTGCTGCGTCCTCGCCAGCCTCATCGTCCTCCAGCGAGCCCGTGTCTGCTCTCCCAACGGCAGCGGATAAGAAACGCGAGTTGGCAGCAGCTAGATTCAACAATAAACTGGCTGGAGTGACCTACGCAGTCGGAGTTGGAGCTCGCGGTCGCGGTTCCCTGGCCATGCGAGGCGGTCGCGCCAGGGGAGGCAGACGGGTGCCCGAAGTGGATCCCGTCGTGCTGCTGAGCAGCGAGGATGAGGCCGACGAGGGTGAGGGCACCTCGGACTCGGGCAAT CCTACAAGCAACTCCAAGCTGAACTCCAATGGAAACCTGCATGAACTTTCCGCCGCCTTTCCTTGCGACCCAACTCTCCCAGAGATCGATGAGGAGCTTGTGTACAAAG ATTTCTCCCGTGGCGATGTTAGGGATTTGTCGGATGTCCCTGAAACGGAACAGTTTTCCGCATCCTTGAAGTGCAGCTGCGTGCGTCTGGTGCCCTACAGATTCGAGATTACCGAGCCG GTATGCTTCACCACGAAGGGCGTTCGCATCGCTGGCACGCTGAAGGACAAGGACGAGAAGTTCGAGCTGAACATCCACAAGCAGGAGGTGATCAAGGTGATAGCCCACTTCGGCAACGTTGAACCCGCCCAGCCACTGGTCACGCTATATCTTCTCAAGACGTGCGCCGAGTACGTGAAGAACCAGCTCAAGCTGCCCGACGATCAGCATCACGAAC AAACCGGTTTCAAGACGCACAGCTATCACACTCGCCGCCTGATCCTGATGTTCGACAGCATATCCGTGTCCGCCCGTGGTAACATCAAGTCGATGTTCAGCTGCGTGGACGAAATATCGTCGACAGATGCCGCCGAGATTCTCGAGAGGATAGCGGACTCCGACCGCAAGACGCAGGACAAGAGCTCGCAACCACCGCCGCGCCAACTGAGAGCAGACGAGCAGGTTAGTCTGCTGATGTATCCGCCGAAGGGAACGGGGGGCCTGTGCATCCGCATGGAGGACTACGTGTGCCTCACCAAGGAGTCCTACCTCAACGACATCATCATTGACTTCTATCTGCTCTGGCTGAGGAACACGCTGATTCCGGAGCCACAGCGCGACAGGACACATATCTTTAGCACATTCTTCTACAAGAGACTCACAACGCTAACGCGCCCAGCGGACATGAAGCAGACGGCAGCACAGAAGCGGCACGCCAGGGTGCAGAAATGGACCAAGGGAGTGGACATCTTCGAAAAGGACTTCATTATAGTGCCCATCAACGAGCAGTCGCATTGGTTCCTCGCCATCATTTGCTACCCCAACTTGAAAGGGCCCGTCACGTTCGATACGAATCAGCCAGTGGAGCCGCAGCAGTTGAAGCGCCCCAGAGGCAAGAAGGTGTCCCTGCAGATTGGCAACACCACCATAACCCCGCTGACGAAAAGGGGAGAGGGAGGACAACTCCCAGCGGCGCTGACAGCGGAGAACGTGTGCCGGATAGCAGACGATGAGAGCGAAAGGGATGAGGCGGAGGGCGATGAGAGTGACATGGCCTCGGATGACAGTGAAAACTCCAACTCGGCCAAGGAACcagcggccacgcccacttccacGACTCCCAGCACCCCCAGTCTATCCAGTTCGCAGCCAACAGCCCCCGGACCAGCGAGGAATCTTGCATCCGATGATGTGCCAGCCGTAAAGCAACCCCTAATCCTAATCTTTGATTCCCTGGCGGGCGCTTCGCGTAGCCGCGTGGTGGCCACATTGCGAGACTATCTCACATGCGAGTACCGGGTGAAGAAGCCGGATGCGCAGGCGCACGTCTTCAACAAGGACAACATGCCGGGCCACTGCGTCAAGGTGCCGCAGCAGAACAACTTCACCGATTGCGGCCTATATCTGCTGCAGTATGTGGAGCAATTCTTTGGCGAGCCAATCAGAGACTATAGACTCCCCATCAAGCAGCTGACCAACTGGTTTGACTTTCTCACGGTGACAAAGAAGCGCGAGGACATTGCCAATCTCATCCAGCAGCTAATGGACGAAggcaatcagcagcagcgactTATTCTACCAGTGATCGAGTTCCCCACGCTTAATGGCCAGTTGGTGGAGTATCCGGAGGACACGGAGAGTGCCGAgtttgaggaggaggagggccATGACGACGAGGATCCAGCCAGTGAGTTG CATGATGAAAACAATGCCGGCACTGACATGGAAGTGGACCCTGTGAACGAGGAGCCAGCGCTGGCAGGGAAAACCGCTGCGGTTGCCCCTGCGCCCACAACTACGGCAGCACCCACGGGTAAAAGATTCGTGCTGAAGCGGCGTCTGCACAACGGATCCGTCTCAAGTCCGAGCAATGGAAACGGGGAGGCTAACAGTAATGGCGGTGCACTGATACCCCAACTGGTGAGCACGGCGACCGCCACGACAGGCGTTTCGCCCGGAGTCGCTCACCTGGCACCGCGCGGTCCCAGCGGAGGTCTAAAGATCCGCAAGATAGAGCCGTAG
- the LOC122618525 gene encoding uncharacterized protein LOC122618525 isoform X1, whose product MEQYIVPLEEPVYSDLQVVQVPQDEVGSLVLQDDQQLVFNDQQQVVYQTTAPAQYQQPQQSAAPTYHIIGGDDLAHQQQQHQQQQQQQQQQQQQQQQPQHQQQQVVMHHQQHQVQQVQQVQQVHYQQQPQEPQQQQQQLHMEQQQQQQYVQHQPQQPAIQHTQQIYYTSEQVLQPNAIVQHMQQQKKQQQVLQQQQYQQHAPAYQVQASPQGQTQLLQSPPQQHQQAQQPQTLQLQTSPPQQQPQQHQQIVYRMTTTQQQQRPLGMLNNTHVIVQQQPVLIQGPQHQELIMRQAIHPYNNRVVYATSPQQQQQQQHVIQQHVQQQQVQQHQQVQQQQQMQLQPTTQTAHLVQARVVPQQTQNVVYQQLKVQPQQQQQAPQQQQQPQLVAQQQPQLVATTAAGGTQLVRASFRKSARGGAVLARPGTLITTRPTLTPSTIVRQVRPRGGAVGSVPGGLVRNMRPAGVRPTRAQLVVQTSGGGEGQAMLVTQGQMKHITISTNIGQPQQQQQQQTQQQQMQQQPRHIYRTHMVTDGNPQQQQQQAPQQQPQQHQQMLMMRHAPIRYRAPVTTAVAAPVQAPAPTPAGGVVQTSNIGMDLEERIQAAVLKKEQQKPQPPAQPVAPNQLQPMQIGAGTTLTTYYPAAAVPQEEEQQQQQHQQQQQQQQQQVVQSQPQGIRPPSGASMTLAEYKKRQTLSASPAPVPPPNPGLAPMRATAPGTMVRPPAKITPTQPAGALPPGTRIMQPQRPVQAAVAAPLPAPAAVTQGSSVMKTSHNNYEIHSQHVLNNRAGQEIAERDKNSAKMLVILASGEQRLITFTLPRESCTVQDLLEQVGVPFDHNTTIQCVEHRGANVDFVVTVGFTVHESASELISRAEESLQMNRSQENQAAVAGAAANPNPNPATTSASPAYAQANAAAEQAKREAASSASGNSTVGAVSSAGSAGSNPSEGRKLIDGFLAVCQLCGFTGVDHARCERCKRVFPEPPKRKSYMPKNSAASSPASSSSSEPVSALPTAADKKRELAAARFNNKLAGVTYAVGVGARGRGSLAMRGGRARGGRRVPEVDPVVLLSSEDEADEGEGTSDSGNQPTSNSKLNSNGNLHELSAAFPCDPTLPEIDEELVYKDFSRGDVRDLSDVPETEQFSASLKCSCVRLVPYRFEITEPVCFTTKGVRIAGTLKDKDEKFELNIHKQEVIKVIAHFGNVEPAQPLVTLYLLKTCAEYVKNQLKLPDDQHHEQTGFKTHSYHTRRLILMFDSISVSARGNIKSMFSCVDEISSTDAAEILERIADSDRKTQDKSSQPPPRQLRADEQVSLLMYPPKGTGGLCIRMEDYVCLTKESYLNDIIIDFYLLWLRNTLIPEPQRDRTHIFSTFFYKRLTTLTRPADMKQTAAQKRHARVQKWTKGVDIFEKDFIIVPINEQSHWFLAIICYPNLKGPVTFDTNQPVEPQQLKRPRGKKVSLQIGNTTITPLTKRGEGGQLPAALTAENVCRIADDESERDEAEGDESDMASDDSENSNSAKEPAATPTSTTPSTPSLSSSQPTAPGPARNLASDDVPAVKQPLILIFDSLAGASRSRVVATLRDYLTCEYRVKKPDAQAHVFNKDNMPGHCVKVPQQNNFTDCGLYLLQYVEQFFGEPIRDYRLPIKQLTNWFDFLTVTKKREDIANLIQQLMDEGNQQQRLILPVIEFPTLNGQLVEYPEDTESAEFEEEEGHDDEDPASELHDENNAGTDMEVDPVNEEPALAGKTAAVAPAPTTTAAPTGKRFVLKRRLHNGSVSSPSNGNGEANSNGGALIPQLVSTATATTGVSPGVAHLAPRGPSGGLKIRKIEP is encoded by the exons ATGGAGCAGTATATTGTGCCGCTGGAGGAGCCCGTCTACTCCGATCTGCAGGTAGTGCAAGTGCCCCAAGATGAGGTGGGG TCTCTGGTCCTGCAGGATGACCAGCAGTTGGTGTTCAATGACCAGCAGCAAGTGGTCTACCAAACGACGGCTCCAGCTCAATATCAACAGCCGCAGCAGTCGGCGGCACCCACATACCACATAATCGGCGGCGATGATCTTgcccatcagcagcaacagcaccaacagcagcagcagcaacaacaacagcagcagcagcagcaacaacaaccgcagcaccagcaacaacaagttgtaatgcatcatcagcagcaccaagtgcagcaagtgcagcaggtgcagcaggtTCACTatcaacagcagccacaggagccccagcagcaacagcaacaattgcacatggagcaacagcagcagcaacaatatgTGCAGCATCAACCGCAGCAACCCGCCATCCAGCACACGCAGCAGATTTACTACACTTCCGAGCAAGTCCTGCAACCAAATGCCATCGTACAACAtatgcagcagcagaagaagcagcagcaagtgctgcagcaacaacagtatCAGCAACACGCACCCGCCTACCAAGTGCAAGCGTCGCCCCAAGGGCAAACTCAATTACTACAGAGTCCcccgcagcagcatcagcaagcGCAGCAGCCACAAACATTGCAGCTGCAGACCTCGCCACCCCAACAGCAACcgcaacagcaccagcagatTGTCTATCGCATGACCAccacccagcagcaacagagaCCATTGGGG ATGCTCAACAATACGCACGTGATTGTCCAGCAGCAACCGGTGTTGATCCAGGGGCCGCAACATCAGGAGCTGATTATGCGCCAAGCCATACATCCGTACAACAATCGTGTAGTTTATGCCACTTcaccgcaacagcagcagcagcaacagcacgtCATCCAGCAGCAcgtacagcagcagcaagtgcagcagcatcaacaagtccagcagcaacagcagatgcAACTGCAGCCCACGACTCAAACAGCCCATTTGGTTCAGGCGCGTGTGGTGCCACAGCAGACGCAAAACGTTGTCTACCAGCAGTTAAAGgtgcagccgcagcaacagcagcaggctccacagcagcagcagcagccccagTTGGtggcacagcagcagccgcagctaGTGGCCACCACTGCTGCAGGAGGCACTCAACTGGTACGAGCCTCGTTCAGGAAATCCGCCCGAGGGGGAGCTGTGTTGGCCCGACCGGGCACACTAATTACCACCAGACCTACACTCACGCCCTCAACTATAGTACGACAAGTTCGCCCGCGAGGAGGAGCAGTGGGCTCTGTGCCCGGCGGACTGGTTAGGAATATGCGCCCTGCGGGCGTACGACCCACTCGAGCTCAGCTGGTGGTGCAGACTAGCGGTGGCGGCGAGGGTCAGGCCATGCTAGTGACCCAAGGCCAAATGAAGCACATTACCATCAGCACGAATATCGGCcagccgcaacaacagcagcagcagcaaacacagcaacagcagatgcagcagcagccgcgcCACATCTACCGCACACACATGGTCACCGATGGAAACccccagcaacagcagcagcaggcgccacaacagcaaccgcagcagcaccagcaaatGCTGATGATGCGCCATGCTCCGATTCGTTACAGAGCTCCGGTGACCACAGCAGTCGCGGCGCCAGTTCAGGCGCCTGCTCCAACGCCCGCAGGTGGAGTCGTCCAAACGAGTAATATAGGCATGGATTTGGAAGAGCGCATTCAGGCGGCCGTGCTCAAAAAGGAGCAACAGAAGCCCCAGCCTCCTGCTCAGCCGGTGGCCCCCAACCAATTACAGCCCATGCAGATTGGAGCGGGAACCACACTGACCACTTACTATCCTGCAGCAGCTGTCCCGCAAGAAGaggaacagcaacagcagcaacaccaacaacagcagcagcagcaacaacagcaagtggTGCAGAGTCAGCCCCAGGGAATACGACCACCCAGTGGAGCAAGCATGACTCTGGCGGAGTACAAGAAGAGGCAAACGCTGTCGGCCTCACCAGCTCCAGTTCCGCCTCCAAATCCAGGCCTTGCGCCCATGAGAGCCACGGCACCTGGAACCATGGTTCGCCCACCGGCCAAAATAACACCCACACAACCTGCTGGCGCCCTGCCCCCCGGCACCAGGATCATGCAGCCACAGAGGCCTGTGCAAGCGGCAGTAGCGGCACCACTTCCAGCGCCAGCGGCGGTGACACAAGGATCATCCGTGATGAAGACTTCGCACAATAACTACGAGATTCACTCGCAGCACGTTCTGAATAACCGAGCCGGTCAGGAAATAGCCGAGCGCGACAAGAATAGTGCCAAGATGCTGGTGATCCTGGCCAGCGGAGAGCAACGTCTGATCACCTTTACGCTTCCACGTGAGTCCTGCACGGTGCAGGATCTGCTCGAGCAGGTCGGCGTGCCCTTTGACCACAACACCACCATCCAGTGTGTCGAGCATCGGGGTGCCAATGTGGACTTTGTGGTCACTGTCGGCTTTACGGTGCACGAGTCGGCCAGCGAACTGATTTCACGGGCGGAGGAGAGTCTGCAAATGAACCGTTCCCAGGAGAATCAAGCTGCCGTCGCTGGAGCAGCggccaatcccaatcccaatccagCCACAACCAGTGCCTCGCCTGCCTATGCCCAAGCAAATGCAGCCGCCGAGCAGGCGAAACGCGAAGCGGCCAGTTCGGCCAGTGGAAACTCGACGGTTGGGGCAGTTTCCTCTGCCGGTTCCGCTGGAAGCAATCCGTCGGAGGGCAGGAAACTGATCGACGGTTTTCTGGCCGTCTGCCAGCTGTGTGGATTCACTGGCGTCGATCACGCCCGCTGCGAGCGGTGCAAACGCGTCTTCCCGGAGCCGCCGAAACGCAAATCCTACATGCCCAAGAATAGTGCTGCGTCCTCGCCAGCCTCATCGTCCTCCAGCGAGCCCGTGTCTGCTCTCCCAACGGCAGCGGATAAGAAACGCGAGTTGGCAGCAGCTAGATTCAACAATAAACTGGCTGGAGTGACCTACGCAGTCGGAGTTGGAGCTCGCGGTCGCGGTTCCCTGGCCATGCGAGGCGGTCGCGCCAGGGGAGGCAGACGGGTGCCCGAAGTGGATCCCGTCGTGCTGCTGAGCAGCGAGGATGAGGCCGACGAGGGTGAGGGCACCTCGGACTCGGGCAAT CAGCCTACAAGCAACTCCAAGCTGAACTCCAATGGAAACCTGCATGAACTTTCCGCCGCCTTTCCTTGCGACCCAACTCTCCCAGAGATCGATGAGGAGCTTGTGTACAAAG ATTTCTCCCGTGGCGATGTTAGGGATTTGTCGGATGTCCCTGAAACGGAACAGTTTTCCGCATCCTTGAAGTGCAGCTGCGTGCGTCTGGTGCCCTACAGATTCGAGATTACCGAGCCG GTATGCTTCACCACGAAGGGCGTTCGCATCGCTGGCACGCTGAAGGACAAGGACGAGAAGTTCGAGCTGAACATCCACAAGCAGGAGGTGATCAAGGTGATAGCCCACTTCGGCAACGTTGAACCCGCCCAGCCACTGGTCACGCTATATCTTCTCAAGACGTGCGCCGAGTACGTGAAGAACCAGCTCAAGCTGCCCGACGATCAGCATCACGAAC AAACCGGTTTCAAGACGCACAGCTATCACACTCGCCGCCTGATCCTGATGTTCGACAGCATATCCGTGTCCGCCCGTGGTAACATCAAGTCGATGTTCAGCTGCGTGGACGAAATATCGTCGACAGATGCCGCCGAGATTCTCGAGAGGATAGCGGACTCCGACCGCAAGACGCAGGACAAGAGCTCGCAACCACCGCCGCGCCAACTGAGAGCAGACGAGCAGGTTAGTCTGCTGATGTATCCGCCGAAGGGAACGGGGGGCCTGTGCATCCGCATGGAGGACTACGTGTGCCTCACCAAGGAGTCCTACCTCAACGACATCATCATTGACTTCTATCTGCTCTGGCTGAGGAACACGCTGATTCCGGAGCCACAGCGCGACAGGACACATATCTTTAGCACATTCTTCTACAAGAGACTCACAACGCTAACGCGCCCAGCGGACATGAAGCAGACGGCAGCACAGAAGCGGCACGCCAGGGTGCAGAAATGGACCAAGGGAGTGGACATCTTCGAAAAGGACTTCATTATAGTGCCCATCAACGAGCAGTCGCATTGGTTCCTCGCCATCATTTGCTACCCCAACTTGAAAGGGCCCGTCACGTTCGATACGAATCAGCCAGTGGAGCCGCAGCAGTTGAAGCGCCCCAGAGGCAAGAAGGTGTCCCTGCAGATTGGCAACACCACCATAACCCCGCTGACGAAAAGGGGAGAGGGAGGACAACTCCCAGCGGCGCTGACAGCGGAGAACGTGTGCCGGATAGCAGACGATGAGAGCGAAAGGGATGAGGCGGAGGGCGATGAGAGTGACATGGCCTCGGATGACAGTGAAAACTCCAACTCGGCCAAGGAACcagcggccacgcccacttccacGACTCCCAGCACCCCCAGTCTATCCAGTTCGCAGCCAACAGCCCCCGGACCAGCGAGGAATCTTGCATCCGATGATGTGCCAGCCGTAAAGCAACCCCTAATCCTAATCTTTGATTCCCTGGCGGGCGCTTCGCGTAGCCGCGTGGTGGCCACATTGCGAGACTATCTCACATGCGAGTACCGGGTGAAGAAGCCGGATGCGCAGGCGCACGTCTTCAACAAGGACAACATGCCGGGCCACTGCGTCAAGGTGCCGCAGCAGAACAACTTCACCGATTGCGGCCTATATCTGCTGCAGTATGTGGAGCAATTCTTTGGCGAGCCAATCAGAGACTATAGACTCCCCATCAAGCAGCTGACCAACTGGTTTGACTTTCTCACGGTGACAAAGAAGCGCGAGGACATTGCCAATCTCATCCAGCAGCTAATGGACGAAggcaatcagcagcagcgactTATTCTACCAGTGATCGAGTTCCCCACGCTTAATGGCCAGTTGGTGGAGTATCCGGAGGACACGGAGAGTGCCGAgtttgaggaggaggagggccATGACGACGAGGATCCAGCCAGTGAGTTG CATGATGAAAACAATGCCGGCACTGACATGGAAGTGGACCCTGTGAACGAGGAGCCAGCGCTGGCAGGGAAAACCGCTGCGGTTGCCCCTGCGCCCACAACTACGGCAGCACCCACGGGTAAAAGATTCGTGCTGAAGCGGCGTCTGCACAACGGATCCGTCTCAAGTCCGAGCAATGGAAACGGGGAGGCTAACAGTAATGGCGGTGCACTGATACCCCAACTGGTGAGCACGGCGACCGCCACGACAGGCGTTTCGCCCGGAGTCGCTCACCTGGCACCGCGCGGTCCCAGCGGAGGTCTAAAGATCCGCAAGATAGAGCCGTAG